GCATCCTCATTTAAATGGGTGTGTGTGCAAGGGAGAGGGGGCGGGTGGGAAGGAGGGCGAAGGGTGCGGCCTCGGGGTCCGCGGGAGCTCAGCTCCAGACCCCTCCGCCGGGCGGGCTGACCCCGCCGTGTCTCAGTGTCTGAGGACTGGGTGCGCCGGGCCGCGGAAGGTGTGTCACGGCAGCGGGTCCTGCCCGGGGCCCGCGGCATCGGGTCGCAGCGGCGGCTGCGGCGACTGCGGGGTGGGCGCCGACCCGGAAGGCCCGGGCGACGCGAGCCGGAAGGTGGGAGGGCGGGGCGTGCGCGCCGGGAGCCGCGGGGACCCGGGCCTGCGGCGCCCCTCGCGCGGGGCGGAGCGGGGAGCCGGACAGGGCCTGCGTAGGCCGAGGTAGGACGGCGTGGTCGGGGTGCGCGGCGGGGCCGGGACCCCCACAGGCCTCAGTTTCTCGGGTGGCGCGGAGCCGGCTTTCGACCTTAGAGGCGCGCGGAGGACCCGCCTTCTCCTTAAATGTAGAGGCGCCCGCGGCCAGGGGAGGGGGACGCCCCGAAGCGTGCCGGAGACCCCGCCCGCGAGCGACTTGGGGTCCTGCTGGGAGCCTGATCCTCACTTTGGGGATGGACCCCGTTAGTGTCTTCCTTTTCGATGTGAAGGCACCGAGGCCTGGAGAAGCGAAAGTCACTTGAGAAGTCAGTAGCAGAACAGCGTTTAAACCCTGACAGCTTCACCCCCAGGGCCTGGCTCCCAGCCACTGTGCGGTCTCCTAGTTTTAAATAccgacaacaaattcattcagaaTCACTCTGTGGACTAATCCCCTCGTGTTTGCTGGTGGAACACCCCCTGCGACTTTTGCACTGGGGCAGAGAGAAGTGGGGAGACCGGTTTACAAGAGCCGGAGTACCCAGTGGAGTTTTGTGAGCTCATCGTGAAAGCAGAAAGTATTTAGTTCCCTTGGAGAGAGATCACTCTGACTCCTAATTCGGCTTTCCTAATTCTTTTAAAGACAGGGGGGCTGTAGGTCTCTTTGTTTCTGAAGCCTTCCTCTCTGAGTTGTTTTTCTCGCGGCTTTCCATCAGCAAATGCCAGGGCTGCTATCTGAGGAATGGAGTTCTCTATTCCTTCCCAAATCCTGCTGCACCCAGCAGACTAGCTGGGGTCTTCTCCAGAAACCAGGGCTTTCAGTTGACTTTTGCCTCtaccacccctcacccccaccccaacccccgcCCCTCCCGGCGGGCAGATGGGCTTCCTGTGAtcagggccttttttttttttttttttgcagataaaTCAGATTCTGAAATAGGTGTGAcattggtgggggtggggcaccgCCCCCCCCCAAGGCCCCATGCCTCCTTCTCCCTCACTTACCTTTCTGAGCAAGACAGCTTTGGGGTGGGGTAAGGAGAAACAGGGCTGGGTTCACTTCCCAatttggcaagtccaaattcagAAAGCTGAGCTTTTAGCAACTGCTCAGAAGATGGGGTTACAAACCTTGCTTCCAGGATAAGTCTATTGCTGTTCCAACATTGTAAATGATTTTTGTAAGGAAGTTAAACCAGCTTTCCCTTAGATTGAGGCAACCCCATTGCCACCTTTGTCCCCATTGTGGGGCTGTTGAAACTCCGCCAAAGCTGGGCCCTACCTGCCCCCACAGCCTATACCTGCAGGCCTTCTAGGTCTGCAGAGCAGGCTTATGTCTTGTCGCTGGCCCACTGGGCTAAGTGGAGGTTGGAAGTAGCATTTGCACAATGCCGCCTCATTAGCCCCTGTGGGTTTTGACTTAAAGTCATTCTAGAGTAGGTCAGAAGCTGGGTTTTTTATAACACACAATGGAGGGTGAAGTGGGTATATATCTGTTTCCTGCCACTTTTCCATGGGTTTCCTTGCTGGGCAGAAACTCTTTTGAAAGTGCAGATCCATAATTCTGCAGCAAACCAGTTTTACAAGTGGCGCTGGGGGGAAGAGTGCGCTGGTGTGAAGTCAGCCTTGCAAATTGAGCGTGACATGCTCAGGGGTCTTGGGGTCCCTGCAGCCTCCAGAGGGGTCTGGAGGAGCTGTACCTCCCTTTTCCTTGCATGAGTGACAGATGAAAAGCTGGGTATCAACCAGAGCTAAGTTAGAAGGTGATAAGATATTTTACAGtcagatttttatctttttgaaagGTTTTACTATAAAATTAATTCCTTTGGTTATCTTAATATGCATTTGAATAGAACTCCTTTTGTTTGTCTGCATAGCTTTTCAGAACCAGGGCTACTTAAATCAGTTTGTGCCTCCAAGCTTCTGTTTCTGGGTGGCTCCTGCCTTGTTCGGTCCCTTTCCTATTTTACTGTCATGTCCATTTGTGTGTGGGCGTATCTGGACCACTGGAAGGGTGGAAGGAGGCGCTCTTCCAGGGTTGTTCTTCCTGCCTGTAGAAGCAGTCGCTGCTGGTAAGCAGAGGCTGGGGCTGGACCCGGGTGTTTCAGCAGATCCAGAGCAGACACAGGCAGACGTGGGTTTTCCTCCAGTGCCCTGGACAACCCCACAAAGCCTCTCACACCCCACCTGACCAAGCAGCTGCTTCTGAGGGTGTCCATTGGCATCTTCTGAaatcaaggaataaattaattTGTCAGACACCCTGGGTCACGCTCCTAGAGTCCTGCTGCCCAAAGTCAGGTCTGAAGGCCACCTGGGTGCTTGttggaaatgtggactctaagccCCACCCATTGCCTCTGCTgcatcagaatctgcattttacaaGATCTGCTGTGATTCCTGGGCATGCGTAGAGAAATCGCTGATCTAAtgtatatcaaaaagaaaaaacacaggaAATGGAGCACAAGATAATTGTCTTAAACTCTCTTGGGACTGCAGAGAAGTTCtgaaaacctaaagttgtggtaATACAGTGAATCCACAGATTTTTTCTAAGGTTCAGAATTTTCTCCCAATATCGGGAGGACAGTTGTCCGTTAGAGACTTCCGTTCCTGAATTATCCTTGGGTCGAAAAAACTCTTAAAACCAAACGATATTGAGCAGTAGGGTCTGTCCCAACTGTCTTCAGTCAAGTTCCCTTAGTAACTATTTGAATAGTTCCCCTAGCAAGTATTTGAACGATTCAGCCATGATTGGAAAGGGAAGTGCTGGTGAGAAAGGAAGACACTGATAAGCTGGTGGGCCCAGAATTGGCACCAACCACTTCGGCTTTTTTTCCCAGGCATCCTTTTGGTGTTTGGGCTCCAGTCCCAACCAGACCCTTGGCCCGTTGGAGCCTGTCCTTCTCTTGACTTTGCCTCTACCTGTCATTTCCCCACCAGCATGGCAAAATTTCAAATGCTTTCCTGACTTAGGAGAAACCAGTAAAGGAATTGTTCTGAAGGTGGTTGTTCTAAGgtccatctgtccatccgtcTATCCATTGCTGGAGTACTtcaatttattttgttctctggTTACATCATCTTACAGCGCCATCTTGTTATTGCTTGTCCCATGTGTAATAATGTACGGACTTCAGGGAATAAGCTCTAAAAAGCCAGTGGTGTGTATGAGTTACAGAAGTGTTCCTTTAGAGCTACCATGGATTGAGAGTTGGCAGTGTGCCAGGCCCAGGGCAGGCACTTCACATTATCCAAAGATATATCAGGGTCGAGTTTGCAGATCGCAGCATTCTGTTTGGTGTGATCTTTTGCTGCAGTGAGGAAGGCAGATCACTTGGAAGTAGCTTCAGGCTTCTAGGGATGGCAGATGAATTTTATGGACAAAGTTAGCTTGATACCTAGTGATTGGACGAGGTCCTATTGATTGGCGGTCTGGCAGCTGCTTTGGTGGGGATTTCAAACTtcaaaagataaagaggaaattcAAGAGCAAGTTCAAAGAgtaaaaacacttttattttgtttttcttggctCTGAGGGGTCCCCAGGACTTTCTCTACATAATTTTATCAGTGTCCATCTTAGTACATCATATAGGAATCTACCAGTAGGTGGTTTTATCCCCTCTTCCAAGTGAGGAATCTGACACTTGGGATCACACAGCACAGTGCAATGCCCAGCAAGGCCAGTGAGGTTTCAGAGCcgccctttccccttctctggcTTGGGGTGAGCTCAAATGCCTTGTCACCCAAAAGAGGATATGAGGCCTGGGTCTTCCTGAACCCTGTCAGGCCTTGTGCATCTGAGAATTGCCTGAGCCAGTCGAAAGGCCGCTGATGCAAGAAAAGTCAGCCTTGCCTTCCTTGTGTTGAAACATTGGGCACACGTGTCAGAGGCTGTTCTCAATCTGGTCATAAATCAGAAGTTTATCAGAGGGCCAGGAAGACCTTTACTCCCCTCTGCTGTTTTGATGTGCTTATTATCAAAACACTGCTGTGCTTTCTCTGTGACGCTTTTTGCAGGACTGGATGCTTTCTGTTGTGTCTGTGGCAGGGTTATTATTCTCTACAGAAAATAAGGACCGTTCCTCAAAAATCTAGCAAGAATAACATTTGGGTAGAAAAAGACTCTGAAGTTCATTCAAACTCTCCCTTTGAAAGTTTTCCTTGGAGGCGGGCCACGATGCCCATCAGGGTGAAAGACATCATGACGCTTCTCTGTTCCATCTCCGAGGAGAGGAAGATGAAAGCTGCCGTGAAGCACTCGGCGAGGGGCGCCCTGGTCACCGGGGCCGTGGCCTTTGTTGGTGGTTTGGTTGGCGGCCCACCGGGACTAGCTGTCGGTAAGTGCCTGTGGGGACAGCTGGCTTCgtgggggtggggaagtgtcTTGGCGCCTCACACCCTGTGCTGGGAGCTTCTAGAGCTGAAGTTGACTCTGTGAAATGACCTTTGCGCGTGTGATCTGTCCTATTGAAATACAGGCTTCCATGCAAATGTCTCAGCTGTTCAGGGCACCCTTGAAAACAGAATCTGTGTCATTTAGACCTGGAGGACCTCTGGGCCCCTATGCTAGGAGCCCAAAGTGAAAGCTTAGGGCAGCTGGCCCTTCACTTCCCCTGGGACAGTCCTAGAGTCGGAAGATATCGAGATGCCTGGGCCACCTCCCCCCACTGCatttcttccccctcccccagcctcatAAGCATGGCACTTCCGAAGGGAACTGTGAGCAGACGCTGTGTGGCCATTTTACACCAGCTCCTTCAGAGTGAGCATCCCTCTTCTGAAAGCCAGAAGGCCAGTGCAGAGAAAATAGCAGACCAAAGAGGATAGAACTCCCTTTATCTCTTAGAGTAGTCATCTCTGTCCCCCTTGCTTTACCACCTGCTTCTATTTGGGAATCAGCTTCTGGCAGTGAGTGAAGGTTTTGGCTAGTTTTCCAAAGGGCGGTATAGTTCGATTTTCAGAAAGGCATCCTTCCTTGGGGCTAAGATGAACTTGCTTCCTTTGGATTAGAGGTAGGACCAATGCCTGTGCTTCAGGCATTGGAAGATCCATCAGTTCAGAGCTGGGACTCAAGCCATGGGCTGGGGCAGAGTTAGAGAGCAGACCCGACTTGGGAGAATGTAGCTGGTGCTCTCATGTTAGTGGTGTGGCATCCTCTAACAGCATGATCTGCCCCACTGGgctcagcaaacatttactgagaaccTGCTGTGGGCTGGGCAGCCTGTGCTGGGGCTCTGGGAGCTATTTCCAGCCACAGTCTGCTGGAAATCTTTCTAGCTAGCTGGCACCCTTCCCTTGAACATAGGCTGGAGGGAGAACCACTTTTTGGCTGAGCTGGCTTCCGTCTCCCAATTCACTGGAGAGGCCACCTGTTCTTTTCTTCCCCCTTGGTAGCAGGATTGATGGTCACGGACATTTATTAAGCTAAGGACacactggaaggaaaaataaacgTGTGGGTAGTGCCACACCTTGCATCTGTGTATTTCATTTTCGAAACTGAAATAGTTAAGTCCTGACTTCAGCTTCTTTGCTGTCCAGAAAGTTTAGTAAAGAAAGGAGCAGAGGCCAATTCCTTCTTCCACAATGACATTCTTTATCTTTGCCCTCAACCCCCTCCCATGTGCTCAGGGGAGGCTTGCATAATTTTATCATATAGATGCCATTTAGAGAGCATAGATTTTATTCAGATTGAGTAAAAACAaggagagaactggatatctgcaAACAAAACCCAGGGGATTCCCTGCTTCCAGCTCTGATCACGAGTGGGGGCATACTTCTACCCACAAAACAAGGGAACTTTATCTTCTCCAAAGAGCTGGTAATTCACCAGTCGATATTTCTGTCGACTTTTTGTATTAAGTGTAGCTCTAAATCAAATATTGATGTTCTCATAAAAGTTTAGTGCAGATGAGTGCAGCTCCTGCTGACTCTAAGCGTCATGGGGGAAAGTTCTGGAAAACTTATAAATTACCTGGTTTTCCCTCCCCAGAATGTTCCTTTATTTTCAGAGAAGAGGCAGACTCTCTCCAGCGGCAGGGTTCAGTCTCCAGGATCTAAGACTTGCCCTGGTCTCTGGCAGCACTCGAGGGATGCAGGTTTTACTGCCCACTGGCTGAACCCAGATTGCAGATGGGTTCTCTTTGGGCCTGGAAGCATTTTCTGaaacaaacttttaattttggaataGTATTTGATGTATAGGAAAATTACAAAGGTAGTAtagagaattcccatatacttATCATCCAGGTTCAGCTCCCCTAATGTTAACCAACACTGACTTATTGCTATTCATTCTTCTGACTTTATTTGGATCTTACCTGTTTTTGAACTCATGACCTTTCTTTGTCCCAGGATCCAACAGGATCTGACATCACATGTGATTGTCATGCCTCCCTTAGTCTCCTCTGGACTGGGACAGTTTCTCCGACTTCCCTTGTTTgtcatgaccttgacagttttgaggtgCACTGGTGAGGTATTTTATGGACTCTCCCTCAGTGGGCTCATCTGATGTTACTGGAAGGAAGGCACAGAGATGAAGTGCCCTTCCCTTTGCCTTATTTGGGGGCAGGTGACACCCCCTGACATCATCACTACTGTTGACCCCTGTTGCTTGGGTAGGGACCTACTTGCCACATTTCTCAATTGGAAAGTTATTCCCTCCCACcgttccccacccctccccctccccccacctccccgtTCTGTTCTTTGGAAGCAAGTCACAAAATCCAGCCAGGCTGCATCTCAGGTACCTAATTgccagtatttaaaaattatgagataatataaagataaaaatctgGTTTTCCAAATAACCCATGTGGTAGCAACTGACAGGCATGAGGTTGCAGCTTTCCCTTTAGATGGGGCTGGCTCAGGTTTCCAAGTCACTGCCGGCAGCTCATCCCACTTCACTCCTTTCTGTTACCTGCCCTGGTCCTGAAGGGATCTGAGTTTGAAACCCTAGGGTGCCTTCTCTGCACCCAGCACCCATCCTGTACCTCCTTGGGGCCTGGCCAGATTGTGAAGGACTTTCCTTTGATGTAAGTTAGCATGCCTTAACTTTGTcaataaattcacatttaaaattggTGTTCATGTCCTTTTGAGGCTAGCAGATTGAGAAATAGTTGAATAAATTAAATGCATTACTTATCATCACACAGCTTTGGAGGGCCCTTAAACCATGTGAGTATACTGGAAATACCCAAAGTTCAGACACAAGGAGTGTGTTAACCCCCTGGTGGAGGACACTTAGCCTCGCTGCTGAGCTGGTTCTCCTTGGAAATGCATTTGCTTctcactcctctctctctttgtgaGGTTTTTATGGAAACATGGGAACCTTCTTTAGCCCACAATGAAGATTTTAGGTAGCGCAGTTCTGAGTTGTGAATGGTGCCTGCGCCACTTTGCTTAGGAAAGGGCATGTTTGGGTGTCAATTAGCTGAACCAAATGGACCATGGATCACATAAACCTTTGCCCTCCGTGCTGCCTGGCGGTGCAAGATGCTGGGTTGGGACTGACCCACTCGTGAATGGGCGCACTTGTCATACAGTAGATGTGCACTCGGCGAGAACCAGAGGCCATTGCTATGAATAAAGCCCGACTAATTGATCCCTTCCCTGTTTTCTAGGGGGAGCTGTCGGGGGTCTATTAGGTGCCTGGATGACGAGTGGACAGTTTAAGGCAGttcctcagatcataatggaGCTGCCCCCTGCCGAGCAGCAGAAGCTCTTTAATGAAGCCGTTGCCATCATCAGGCACCTGGAGTGGACGGACGCCATGCAGCTGACTGCCCTGGTCATGGGCAGTGAGGTCCTGCAGCAGCGGCTGCTGGCAGTGCTGGTCAGCTACATCACCAAGGAGCTCCACGCGGAAATCCAGTACGATGACTAGGCTGCTCCTCCTGGGCAGTGGGGGTCTCAGGTGGCCAAAGGGCCAGGTCTGGGGACCGAGTGGACCCCCCTGAGAAATGTACATATCACCAGTATGTTCCTTAAACTGGAGTGGACTCTCCTACTGGAGAGACCCCTGCTGTACTGTATCATGTTCTGGAAATTATTTAAGATGAAGTCACGTTTTTGTGGCCTGGCACACCAGTGATATCCTCCAAGTGTGAAGCTGGTGAGAGGTAGAGGGTGGTCCACTGTGGACACCCTGCTCCCTGGAGCCTAGGGTCTCGTCGTCAGCTCAGCTGGCTTTCTGGCTGTGGCTGAGCTCCCTGCCAGCCTCGTCTTGTGAACATGATTCCCGTTCCAAGCAGCCGTGGCAGAGCCCTGTTCAGGCTCTGGGGACTCAGTGCCAGCCCTGGCCCACACTGGAATCACATTTACCTTCCGAgcgtgccccttccccacccagaGACTGCTGAATAGCTGCACTGAGGGGTATGAGGGGTGTGGAGTCTGCAAGTGAGGCCATAGACTCCAGCCCACCGTTCGCACATCTTGGCCTTCCCATTCCCAGGATCTCACTTTCCCCATCTGAAAAATCATGGTACTTGAGTTCTGCTTTTGGAATGAAATATTCTCAGTAAACATTATTGCTCATTCTGAAGGCTAAGAAATGTTTCCAACCTTAAAGTTCCCTATTGATGTGTTTGTTCACTTTACTTTCAGAATCACAACTTGAACTGTGCGTCTTCaattacaataaatttttttttctggactgtCCTTTTCCCATATATTTTGTATAAAGCAGCTGTAGCACTTGGAAATCTTTCATGGGTAGCAAAACAGAAGGTACCAGAGGTGGTGGctctaaagaattaaagaaaacttcCCCAATCCCAGGGCCTGAGGCTGCCTCCCAGCCCCCTCTACCTCCCTGTGCAGCCACAGAACAACAGCAGTCCCGTGGGTCCCCAGCCTCAGGAACCAGGGCTACAACTTGGGGCTCTCTCTACTGGCTGGTGGCAGTGCCAGCTTCcctggaggtggggaggaagCACTTCTGTTGAGGGCTGGTTTAAAGGAAAGCTGTGAGGCTGGCACCTCCAAGTATGTACAGAAACTTTTGGGGTGCATTATGATCCAGGGTGATGGAACAGAGCCCAGGCCACAGTCCTGGGTTATTGAAGCCACCCTGGCCCTCTGTGTGCTGCTGGTGTGGATGGGGCGGGGTGAGTGTATGCCTCATTTCTGTGGGTCCTGCCAAGTGAGTCCCTAGTGCCGTCccatgaaagaaaaatctaaaatatcaCTGAAtgttccccctcccccattttttCTAACTTTAGTGGACTCTAAAGTTGCTAAGAGAGGTAAAACATCCCTTTGTGGAGAGTGTGAGAATGAAACCAGAATAGAGATTTTTGGTTCGGTGTTTCAAAGCTAGGGgatattttccattttgcaaaACATGCCAAATTCAGAAATTGCTTTATAACTGATCTGCCTGAAAAAAGCTGGGCTGTAAGAAAGTTCCCTTTAGCTGGGCATTCGAGCCCCACCCACTTGTTACTTGTGACAGTGCCAGGGGCCCAGGTGGTCCCAGCTCTCGGAAGTCCTGCACCAATGTTCTCTGAAGCCCACCCCACAGGGTACCAGCTTTTCCCCTGGGAAAACAGTCCAGGGAGGAGATGGCCACTGCTGACCAATTTTGCCTCTGAGGAAGCAGGCTTGGGTGAGCACAGGCGTCCCCCAATAACCGGATCCTGGGGTGATGTGTGACAGAATTTGGACCAAGAGGGCTGCCCAAGTCTTGAGTCTCCTGTCCCCCAGGAACTAAAAGcagtttccttgccttttttctgGGGTTTCTTCTCATCAGCGTTTCCTCTCCACTCCTCCAGTTTGATAACTTACACATCTTTGAATCTTCTTTTAAAAGTGTTTGCACATACCTCTTTGAATGCTTTTATTGATGaacattaaataacatttttgatGTAATTAAAAATTCTTCATAAACATTCGTAATGGCTGCATAACATCCCCTTGTCCTTAACTGCATCCCTGGTTGTGTTTCCATTTGGAGGTTTTTACCATTATGATTGGCAGTGAACATTTTTGTGTTAACATCCTGTTTGTATTTTGGATTAGGTCTTTAGGATAGATACAGGGAACTTGCAGGGTTGAAAAGCACCCAGCATGTATAAGGCTGTCATATTCGGCCACTGCTCTCCCACCCCAGGCCATCTCATGCATCCTCACCAGCAAATGGAATTATGGTTTCTTAAATCTTAGTTAATTTCATGAGTGATGGCTGCGGCACCTTGGTTTGATCCATTTTTCTTGGGATCACTGGTGAGATTGAGTATACTTTTTACCTGAAGACTGGCCTGTGGCTCAGCTGTCCCCTACCCCCTGGAGTTGTGCCAGTGCTGGGAGCCCCTATACCCTTGTGCCCAGAGAAAAACTTCCCTTGGGTTGAGGAACGCCAGGGTCTGGGCAGGGGATTACACTTGCCTCCTCCTGGGCTGGCAGGTGGTGGGGCAGCAGTTGCAGCTGCActgtgcacccccaccccccacacagcCCCAGGAAGCGGTCTCGAGCTGCTAGCATGGTGAGGAGGCAGCCGCGAAGGAAGCCTTGGTGGGGGGACCCagtaattataaaaagaaaccatCTGCTCTGGGGCCGGTTATTAACCTGCTTTGGGTGTTGACGTGACACCAGCAAGTGAGATTTTTCACAGGCAGATTTTTAGCtaaaattaacttttttgtttttctgtgggtttttttttttttttttttttgagatgtctGGCTTGGAAGTAAACACGACTGTTTGTGCTGTGATCAGGGACTGGCGGCCACT
The genomic region above belongs to Tamandua tetradactyla isolate mTamTet1 chromosome 16, mTamTet1.pri, whole genome shotgun sequence and contains:
- the C16H19orf12 gene encoding protein C19orf12 homolog isoform X1; this translates as MPIRVKDIMTLLCSISEERKMKAAVKHSARGALVTGAVAFVGGLVGGPPGLAVGGAVGGLLGAWMTSGQFKAVPQIIMELPPAEQQKLFNEAVAIIRHLEWTDAMQLTALVMGSEVLQQRLLAVLVSYITKELHAEIQYDD
- the C16H19orf12 gene encoding protein C19orf12 homolog isoform X2, whose translation is MKAAVKHSARGALVTGAVAFVGGLVGGPPGLAVGGAVGGLLGAWMTSGQFKAVPQIIMELPPAEQQKLFNEAVAIIRHLEWTDAMQLTALVMGSEVLQQRLLAVLVSYITKELHAEIQYDD